The Teredinibacter sp. KSP-S5-2 genome includes a window with the following:
- a CDS encoding GNAT family N-acetyltransferase, translating to MLTEAVLNLAKETDPLNKKIQIRPLNIDLDVPVIHPWYQMDYASFWNMQHLNLEQTKRFYAEGKKSKTLFACIGLYEGKPAFVMEYYPPQHEEVGKHYPVQSGDIGMHFFVGPAEKHIPNFTRDVIRSVMAYLFFTRHAKRVVVEPDVKNKKVHKLNLKVGFKYDRIIQLAEKEAYLAFCSVHDFLNTLDGRSTL from the coding sequence ATGCTCACTGAAGCCGTGTTGAACCTTGCAAAAGAGACTGACCCATTAAACAAAAAAATACAAATACGGCCATTAAATATTGATCTGGATGTGCCCGTTATTCATCCGTGGTATCAAATGGACTATGCGTCTTTTTGGAATATGCAGCATCTTAACCTGGAGCAAACCAAACGCTTTTATGCAGAGGGTAAAAAAAGCAAAACGCTGTTTGCTTGTATTGGACTGTATGAAGGTAAACCTGCTTTCGTTATGGAGTATTACCCTCCGCAACATGAAGAGGTAGGAAAACATTATCCCGTTCAATCGGGAGACATTGGCATGCATTTTTTTGTTGGTCCCGCAGAAAAACATATTCCTAACTTCACGAGAGATGTCATCCGCAGTGTTATGGCCTACTTGTTTTTTACCCGACATGCTAAGCGTGTGGTGGTTGAGCCGGATGTAAAAAATAAAAAAGTGCATAAGTTGAACCTTAAGGTCGGGTTCAAATACGACCGAATTATTCAATTGGCAGAAAAAGAAGCCTACTTGGCTTTCTGTTCTGTACACGATTTTTTAAATACCCTTGACGGAAGGAGTACTCTGTGA
- a CDS encoding MFS transporter has product MSLRLAILIMSALGVISDSILIAFYPQFFAERYGITSAVHVGAYIAAISIAVMCALPLWARLTRRIETLHLLWITQGIAGTLAVASAWAPTIEVYWLFTMAMFVTKASYLLLFPYLMRLEKPEDHGLVIGLLSVVIHIGGIFGASVGGLVLESLGPKMCMWLVGAGDFSQMAMSLFLIFSGSMVPVLKRNETGEVKPIAKRSATAWAALLKLSALMLLFDLSAYLVRPFFSVYWERLTDSSQAITGLVFAIPGVIALIALAINKSNIKDTFKNLDHTLGNLLVGAVGLVLQASSAPELIILGRCLFGWSLFQVIVKMEVTLFRISQPERYDRDFAVTNFFQNLGVLLSSFAAGYIVSWVGIPLTFALAAGGFLITAFIDRLTFNVDSHHQTTEELSHAH; this is encoded by the coding sequence ATGAGTTTAAGACTAGCGATTTTAATTATGTCGGCTTTAGGTGTGATCAGCGACTCCATACTCATCGCATTTTATCCGCAGTTCTTTGCAGAACGATATGGCATTACCAGTGCTGTGCATGTTGGGGCCTATATTGCAGCAATATCCATTGCGGTTATGTGTGCCTTACCGTTATGGGCAAGGTTAACCCGGCGGATTGAAACACTTCACTTACTTTGGATCACTCAGGGTATTGCCGGCACTCTGGCGGTCGCCAGTGCCTGGGCGCCAACCATTGAAGTGTATTGGTTGTTTACTATGGCCATGTTTGTCACCAAAGCCAGCTACCTATTACTTTTTCCCTATTTAATGCGTTTAGAAAAACCGGAAGACCACGGTCTGGTTATTGGTTTGCTATCGGTTGTTATTCACATCGGAGGAATCTTTGGTGCTTCGGTCGGAGGGCTGGTATTGGAGTCACTTGGTCCCAAAATGTGTATGTGGTTAGTGGGCGCCGGTGATTTCAGTCAAATGGCAATGAGTCTGTTTTTGATTTTCTCCGGGAGTATGGTGCCGGTACTTAAGCGCAATGAAACCGGTGAGGTGAAACCCATTGCCAAGCGCAGCGCAACGGCTTGGGCTGCGCTGCTGAAGTTGAGTGCGCTTATGTTGTTGTTTGATTTAAGTGCTTACCTGGTCAGGCCTTTTTTCTCCGTGTATTGGGAGCGGTTAACCGATTCCAGTCAGGCGATAACCGGATTGGTTTTTGCTATCCCCGGTGTAATTGCACTAATTGCATTGGCAATAAATAAATCAAACATAAAAGATACCTTTAAAAATCTGGATCATACACTTGGTAACTTGTTAGTGGGGGCCGTTGGTTTAGTTCTACAAGCATCATCTGCACCTGAATTGATTATTTTAGGTCGCTGTTTATTTGGTTGGAGCCTGTTTCAGGTTATCGTCAAAATGGAAGTTACGCTGTTCAGAATCAGTCAACCTGAACGTTATGATCGAGATTTTGCCGTGACGAATTTCTTCCAGAATCTCGGTGTGCTTTTATCTTCCTTTGCCGCAGGTTATATCGTCAGTTGGGTGGGTATTCCGTTGACATTTGCTTTGGCAGCGGGCGGCTTTTTGATTACAGCATTTATCGATCGACTTACTTTTAACGTAGATAGTCATCATCAGACAACGGAGGAACTCAGTCATGCTCACTGA
- a CDS encoding lysine N(6)-hydroxylase/L-ornithine N(5)-oxygenase family protein: MIIVYIIIYIELDQHFLGATLNNQPVFDLVAVGLGPFNLSLACLASPLNQLRCLFLDKKPEFNWHPGMLVEGATLQNPFLADLVSMVDPTNRFSYLNYCKQQGNLYQFYIRENYYLNRQEYDRYCRWAANELDNVCFGHDVQSIEYDDKEALYCVKGMDLQSQSPFCFFAKHIVLGVGSVPRFPKCFKAGKQGERVHTAHYLEEKERLQKSQNITIVGSGQSGAEVFYDLLKESDKYQYQLNWVTRSPRFFQMETAKLTLELITADYGKYFYSLNHDIKSKIITDQKSIYNGINQSLINQIYHTLDDLRHTSAPKPQLLTNLALTNGYFDSGSSEYELTFKHRETQKHYRYSTDALVMATGYQVVLPDFIESIADRIQWDSQGRYRVNENWSVDFGQNEIFVQNPGFDSHGIVNPDLGLACYRNSRILHTITGRDIYPVEARTALQDFFPAENSGFYALDAKEAV, encoded by the coding sequence ATGATAATCGTTTACATTATTATTTATATTGAGTTGGATCAACACTTTCTGGGGGCAACATTGAATAACCAACCTGTTTTCGACCTTGTCGCTGTGGGTCTCGGCCCATTTAACCTGAGTTTGGCGTGTCTTGCATCACCTTTAAATCAACTACGTTGTCTTTTTCTGGATAAAAAGCCGGAATTTAACTGGCATCCAGGAATGTTGGTTGAGGGCGCTACATTACAAAACCCGTTTCTTGCTGACCTTGTGTCTATGGTCGACCCGACCAATCGCTTTAGTTATCTGAATTACTGTAAGCAACAGGGGAACTTGTACCAGTTTTACATCAGAGAAAACTATTACCTCAATCGTCAGGAATATGACCGGTATTGTCGATGGGCGGCAAATGAGCTGGATAACGTTTGCTTTGGCCATGATGTGCAATCCATTGAGTATGACGATAAAGAAGCGCTATATTGTGTTAAAGGCATGGATCTACAATCCCAATCTCCGTTTTGTTTTTTCGCTAAACATATTGTACTGGGCGTGGGCAGTGTACCGCGTTTTCCCAAGTGCTTTAAGGCCGGGAAGCAGGGAGAAAGGGTACATACTGCTCACTACTTGGAAGAAAAAGAACGTTTACAAAAAAGTCAAAATATTACCATTGTTGGTAGTGGCCAGAGTGGTGCAGAAGTCTTTTACGACCTGTTAAAGGAATCGGATAAATATCAGTATCAATTAAATTGGGTTACGCGATCACCACGCTTTTTCCAAATGGAGACCGCCAAATTAACCCTTGAATTAATTACCGCGGATTACGGTAAATACTTTTACTCTTTAAATCACGACATTAAATCGAAAATTATTACGGATCAAAAATCAATATATAACGGAATAAACCAAAGCCTGATCAATCAGATTTACCATACCCTTGATGATTTACGTCATACCTCCGCGCCCAAGCCTCAACTACTGACTAACCTGGCGTTAACCAATGGGTACTTCGATTCCGGCAGCAGTGAATACGAATTAACGTTTAAGCATCGGGAAACACAAAAACACTATCGTTATTCGACTGATGCCTTGGTTATGGCAACCGGGTATCAAGTGGTTTTACCGGATTTTATTGAGAGTATTGCTGATCGAATTCAGTGGGATAGTCAAGGTCGTTATCGTGTTAATGAAAACTGGTCTGTTGATTTCGGACAAAATGAAATTTTTGTTCAAAATCCCGGTTTTGACAGTCATGGCATTGTTAACCCGGACCTTGGTCTCGCGTGTTATCGAAATAGTCGAATATTGCACACCATTACCGGTCGAGATATCTATCCGGTGGAAGCGCGGACTGCACTACAGGATTTTTTCCCTGCAGAAAATAGCGGGTTTTATGCGTTAGATGCAAAGGAAGCAGTATGA
- a CDS encoding PepSY-associated TM helix domain-containing protein produces MRHFFTLAHRYMGLTTALFLIITGLTGAVISWDHELDEWLNPHLTKVSSQGVNKNFIALAEKVEQTFPEIEVIYFELVVEKGHSLSFWVEPRVNPDTEQLFKPGFNQVFIDPVSGEILGTREWGAIWPISKETFVSFLYKLHFSLHIPEINGNDHWGIWLLGVIALIWILDCFISFCLTLPRRQRRVNKKAVPPVKRATHYLQRWKPAWLIRWFGGPTKLNFDLHRAFGLWTWAILLTIAFTAFSLNLYREIFYPVMSLVSDVTPTPLDERQPNDHHDPITPALSFADVLGLAEIEAQNKNWQKPVGSLWYAREWGIYRVEFFSAEEGHGSGGVGHNAIFFDGHDGRVLGDWVPWRGTAADLFVQAQFPLHSGRILGLPGRILISIMGVVIAMLSITGVIIWWKKYRARTRVETRKIITANEDDDDNLQASPV; encoded by the coding sequence ATGCGGCACTTTTTTACTTTAGCCCATCGTTATATGGGGTTGACCACCGCGTTGTTTCTCATTATTACCGGGTTAACTGGCGCGGTAATATCCTGGGATCATGAACTGGACGAATGGCTAAATCCCCATTTGACGAAAGTCAGTAGCCAGGGGGTAAACAAAAATTTTATTGCTTTGGCGGAAAAGGTTGAACAGACATTTCCCGAAATAGAAGTCATATACTTTGAGTTGGTGGTTGAAAAAGGGCACTCGTTATCTTTTTGGGTGGAGCCGAGAGTCAATCCTGATACGGAACAGTTATTCAAGCCTGGGTTTAATCAAGTATTTATCGACCCTGTTTCAGGGGAAATTTTAGGCACGCGAGAGTGGGGGGCTATTTGGCCCATCTCAAAAGAAACATTTGTTTCCTTCCTCTATAAGTTGCATTTTTCATTACACATTCCAGAAATAAATGGCAATGACCACTGGGGGATTTGGTTGTTGGGGGTCATTGCTCTTATCTGGATTCTGGACTGTTTCATCAGTTTTTGTTTGACTTTGCCTCGGCGTCAACGACGTGTAAATAAAAAAGCGGTACCACCGGTTAAACGTGCAACGCATTATTTGCAACGCTGGAAGCCTGCATGGCTTATTCGTTGGTTCGGTGGACCGACAAAATTAAATTTCGATTTGCACCGTGCATTTGGTTTGTGGACTTGGGCGATTTTATTAACCATTGCATTTACTGCCTTTTCTCTCAATTTATATCGGGAAATATTTTATCCGGTGATGTCTCTGGTATCGGATGTGACACCTACGCCGTTGGATGAACGTCAACCTAATGATCACCATGACCCCATTACTCCGGCATTGAGTTTTGCTGATGTTCTTGGCCTGGCCGAAATTGAAGCACAAAATAAAAATTGGCAAAAACCCGTTGGTAGCCTGTGGTATGCCCGCGAGTGGGGAATCTATCGTGTGGAGTTCTTTTCAGCGGAGGAGGGGCACGGTAGCGGTGGTGTCGGACACAACGCCATTTTCTTTGATGGTCATGACGGACGTGTTCTTGGTGATTGGGTTCCTTGGCGTGGCACAGCGGCTGATCTGTTTGTTCAGGCACAGTTTCCCCTGCATTCCGGCCGAATATTGGGCTTACCTGGTCGAATTCTCATTTCCATAATGGGGGTGGTGATTGCCATGCTGAGTATCACCGGTGTGATTATTTGGTGGAAAAAATACCGAGCCAGAACCCGTGTAGAAACGCGCAAAATTATTACCGCTAATGAAGACGATGACGATAATCTTCAGGCTTCACCGGTGTAA
- a CDS encoding TonB-dependent siderophore receptor yields MTSFFAIHAYAESGIQPPMIEEVHIYGEPGQTQTATKLNLSIYETPQTISVISPAQIEDFALNDINTLLDYAPGVTVEDTETDRVYYTARGFDIVNFQYDGVGVPFTFGLAHGHQDTAVFEQVEVVKGAAGLITGLANPSATINYIRKRPKDELHLSAGLSVGEWNQRRIEGDVSTPVAENLRTRFVVAKDDGDSYIDRHGKDNSLAYGIIEADLTSSTVFTLGYSWNESYTDGSFSGALPLHYTDGSATDYDVSTSTAPEWAYREVDRSQLFAELKQSLSDNWSLNAVYTQNNVEQDAEQMYVYGVPDKETELGLNGWASSYKADEEQRIGDIYLDGVFSFAGRQHQLVVGVNYADIGTEAGSYFDSVNGYPVLGSDWAAGTTPRPDFSTHNPDTDSADIDQIQQSVYFASRLHLLDPFSILVGARHMSVTQHGMSYGENSDTDADKLVPYLGFTYEIVNSLALYGSYSEVFVPQTWVDENFAPFKPTEGNNAELGLKLELNDGLANASFALFESNLENLGEYVGRINGVNVYDGKDYSTQGFELDATGAVSDSLNVSVGYTYLDIENQQGDSVRTFIPRNLLKVAAGYNVPGVDGLKLGTSVKWQSDIYTTPAADVRVTQDSFVVADVFIHYQFASQFSLALNIDNITDEKYYTSLYWTQSYYAPSRNAQLSLGWQF; encoded by the coding sequence TTGACTTCTTTTTTCGCGATTCATGCCTATGCGGAAAGCGGTATCCAACCGCCAATGATTGAGGAGGTTCACATTTATGGTGAACCAGGCCAAACGCAAACGGCGACCAAACTTAATCTATCCATATATGAAACGCCACAAACTATTTCGGTTATTTCGCCAGCCCAGATTGAGGATTTTGCGTTAAATGATATTAATACCTTGCTGGACTATGCGCCCGGTGTGACCGTTGAGGATACGGAAACTGACCGTGTGTATTACACCGCGAGAGGGTTTGATATTGTTAATTTCCAGTATGACGGCGTGGGTGTGCCTTTCACTTTTGGTTTGGCGCACGGACATCAGGATACTGCGGTATTTGAACAGGTTGAAGTGGTAAAAGGTGCAGCAGGTTTGATCACAGGGTTGGCAAACCCTTCTGCCACAATTAATTATATTCGTAAGCGTCCCAAAGACGAGCTGCATTTATCTGCCGGTTTGAGTGTTGGTGAATGGAATCAACGGCGTATTGAGGGGGATGTTTCCACGCCTGTTGCCGAGAATTTGCGAACACGTTTTGTGGTGGCCAAGGACGATGGTGATTCCTACATCGATCGTCATGGAAAAGACAATAGCCTGGCGTACGGTATTATTGAAGCCGATTTGACGTCAAGCACGGTATTTACTTTGGGGTATAGCTGGAATGAAAGCTATACCGATGGTAGTTTCTCCGGTGCTTTGCCATTGCATTACACGGATGGCTCTGCAACCGATTACGATGTTTCCACCAGCACCGCCCCGGAATGGGCGTATCGAGAAGTTGATCGGTCACAATTATTTGCCGAGTTAAAACAAAGCTTGTCAGATAACTGGTCGCTTAATGCGGTTTACACCCAAAATAATGTTGAGCAGGACGCTGAACAAATGTACGTGTACGGCGTACCGGATAAAGAAACCGAGTTGGGATTAAACGGTTGGGCCAGTAGTTATAAAGCGGATGAAGAGCAGCGCATTGGTGATATTTACCTGGACGGGGTATTTTCGTTTGCCGGGCGTCAACATCAACTGGTTGTTGGTGTGAATTACGCGGATATTGGCACAGAAGCAGGTTCCTACTTTGATTCGGTAAATGGTTATCCGGTTCTTGGCAGCGACTGGGCAGCGGGAACAACACCTCGGCCTGATTTTTCTACTCACAACCCGGATACGGACAGTGCCGATATTGATCAGATTCAGCAGTCCGTTTATTTTGCCAGCCGTTTACATTTACTTGATCCGTTTTCCATATTGGTTGGTGCGCGACATATGAGCGTGACCCAGCATGGAATGAGTTACGGTGAAAATTCCGATACTGATGCGGATAAACTTGTCCCCTATTTGGGCTTCACCTACGAGATCGTAAATTCGCTTGCGCTCTATGGTAGCTACAGTGAAGTATTTGTTCCGCAAACCTGGGTTGACGAAAACTTTGCGCCATTTAAGCCAACGGAAGGAAACAACGCCGAACTGGGTCTTAAGCTGGAGTTGAATGATGGTTTAGCAAATGCCTCGTTTGCGCTATTTGAATCCAACCTTGAAAACCTTGGGGAATACGTTGGCCGAATTAATGGTGTTAATGTCTATGACGGTAAAGACTACAGCACTCAAGGCTTTGAACTGGATGCCACTGGTGCCGTCTCCGATAGTTTAAATGTGAGTGTTGGTTACACCTATTTAGACATTGAAAACCAGCAAGGTGATTCGGTACGCACATTTATCCCGCGTAATTTATTAAAAGTGGCTGCGGGTTATAACGTACCGGGTGTCGATGGTTTGAAACTGGGAACCAGCGTTAAATGGCAAAGTGATATTTATACCACGCCGGCAGCTGATGTCCGTGTTACTCAGGATAGTTTTGTGGTTGCCGATGTGTTTATTCACTACCAGTTTGCATCGCAGTTTTCGCTTGCACTGAATATCGACAACATAACCGATGAAAAGTATTACACCAGTTTATATTGGACGCAGAGTTACTATGCGCCCTCACGTAATGCTCAGCTTTCTTTAGGTTGGCAGTTTTAG